A segment of the Acidobacteriota bacterium genome:
GACTATGTCGATATTTCCGCTCCAGGGGTTGGTATCTGGACGACAGTTAACGGAGGTGGCTTCGCTGCCCGCTCGGGGACTTCTTATTCAAGCCCGGTGACGGCAGCCGCGGTGGCCTTGATGATGGCGGTCAATCCCGAACTGACGCCCGCTCAGTTGGAGGATATCCTGTTTGCCACGACTGCTGATCTGGGATCGTCAGGTTACGACATTTACTTCGGCCACGGGAGGTTGGATGCCGGGGCGGCCGTTGCGTCCGCAGCCGGGCTAGCCGACGAGGATTTCACGCCCCCCTCAGTCTCCATCGTGTCACCAAGCGGAGGCAGCGTTTCCGGAGTCGTGCCCGTCAACGTCAGCGCTTCAGACAACGTCGGCGTCTCCTCGGTCGAACTCTACGCGCAAGGCATCTGGGTGGCTTCCGACAACGCGGCGCCATATGCCTTCAGTTGGGACTCGTCGGACTATCCCGATGGTCCTGTCACTCTGCACGCAATCGCCTATGACGACGTCGGCAATCAAGGTGTTTCCGCCGACGTCGAGGTGCAAGTCGACAACCAGCCCGACGTGCCCGACACGCTTCCTCCCTCGGTAGCTGTCACCTCACCGGCAGATGGGGCTACGTTGAGCAGAAACGTACAGATCGACGTTCAGGCCGGCGATGACCGCGGACTCTCGCTGGTGCAGCTCCGCATTGACGGTCAGTTGGTCCACAGCGGTGCCGGTAACCTGTCCTACACTTGGAACACCCGCCGGGAATCCGCCGGCGCCCACGCCATCGAGGCGCAAGCCTGGGACGAGGCTGGCAACTCCGCTTCCCATTCCATCCAGGTCGAGATCTCCAACTCCAAGGGACCAAAAGGTGGAAAGAAGAACAAGTAGACGTCGTTCTGACCATAGAATAGGATTTATACTGAAACTAATTTTGTTTGATCCTGCTTACAAGCTCCACACCTTGTCTACGGTGCATCTATCGGCACGACGGGTCAAGAGCTAAAATGCGTTTGTGGCAATAATGCCGTTTTTGGCTTTGTTATTAAGACTTTCAATGTAGATTTTAAGGACCTGTCGGTTTTTCTAGAATAAGAAAGCCGTTGCATTCGCCCTCTTTTTGCCTTATCCTAACGCTCGGTGAGCCTGCGGGAAGCATGCAGGCTTGCCTGCGAGCTAGGTTAGTGCGAGAACTCGCACACAAATAAGGAGAGGCGCGATGATGAACACTATCCGACTAGGGATATTTGTAGCCGCCGTAATGATTTTATTGGCCGGCGTGACGTCGCCTGCGCTGGCGCAGGCGTGTGATTGCGACAACAGCCAGAACAGCATCTGCAGCGGACAGGGATTCCGGATCACCCTGATCGATTTCAATATCGACCAGGATGCGGGAACCAGCAACTGGGACTACCGGGTCTGCAACGAGACGGGACTGGAAACGGGCTGTGATGCCCCCAGGGACCTCTCTCATATCGACCTCGATTTGCCCAGCCTGGGAGAGTGTCTGACCGAGAACCAAGAGATTGCGCTCTCGCAAATTTCCGGCTTCGACAACGCCCTTCTGGCCTGCGGCATAGACGACAAGGATCCTTCTTGTGACATTTTTGGCAGTTCAGGCGATTTCGTTGCCAAATGCGATGTTGCCGTAGGTTCAGTGGACCCCGGCGAGTGCGTGACTATGCGGCTCACCATCGCGGGTGAGCAGCCGACGCTTGGTGCCGGCGCTGCCATGACCGTCACCAAGGCCGGACCTCTGTGCGTCAGCGATTGCATTCTAGGCCCCGCTTGCGAGTCTTGCACCGAAGGTCCGGACGACCCGGATCAATGCCTGACGCGCACGGCCGGTTTCTGGGGCACCCATCCGGGCATAACTGCCGGATTCTTGCCCGTCAACGTCTGCGGGGTGGAGCTTGGAGCGATTGCGGCTGGGCAATGCGACTCGGCCACCGAGGCCATGTGTGTTTCCGGCGGACGCGAGTCACGCGGCAACCCGGCCTACACCCAACTGGTGCGTCAATTAACCGCCGCCAAGCTGAATCTGGCGGCAACGGCGGCCAACAATGGCGACTGCGGCCCCGATATCGAGTTGCTGATCGCTGAATGCGAGGATTTGTGCGGTGAAGACAAGAAGACCATCAGCAACAGCGGCTGCATCGAGGCCCTGGCGGCTTTTAACGAGTCTCTGGACACCTTCGAGGTGACTCCGGCGCCCTTCGACCATCCCGGTCGGGCTCATCCTGCCCAGTGCCAGGAGGCCAACGGCAACGGCGTGGTCATCGGCAAAGGCGACTGCGAGCAGTAATCTATGCGCGCGGCGGCCCTTCGACGAGGACCCATCCTCGGCAAGGGCCGCTGGTGCGGCAACCTGCTGTGCTTCGGCCATGCATGTATCATCGGCTGGGATGGGACGAAGGAGCCGGGGGCGGCGAGGTGACAGGTCGCGACTTCCAACGCCTACTCATGAAACGCTGGGCTTCTTGGCCCGGACGGCGGCGCGCATGAACCGTTCATCGACCTGGGCGGCGACAGCCTCTTTGCTCTCTTCACTCCAACGACTGACCAGATGCAACGACTTTTTGCAGCAGTATTGAGTGTCGACTCTGCATAGGACTCCGCCGTAATTTCCGACTCCGAAGGCAAGATCGACGCCCATCCCGCTCAACGCGTTGAGGATGGTGTTGGTTCCCGCCTGGGCCGGCGGAGGGGCCTGAAAGCCGATGCTCGATCTAACGGATGATTAACTCGATTTGTCTCTGCCGATGAGCCGCCTTTAGGTAACGAGAACCTCTAAGGCATCATCGGTTGACCAGGGACGGCGAGCGACTCTATACTCGTTCCGTCAGGATTTATCGATGGGTTCTTCATCCCCACAGCCAGAACTGAGATCCAGAGAAGCGACAGAGCCGGAAACCGTCGCTCCCAAGCTCGACGACAAGACTATTCCTGCCGCTCAGATGGCACGACTGGAAGACATATACAAACAGTATTATCGATTCATCTTCCGTTTTTTCCTGGTAAGAAACTGCACACATGAGGAGTGCAAGGACTTGGTGCAGGAGACTTTTCTTCGGGTCTGCACCGGCTTGGAGGGTTTCCGTGAAGACGCCAGCCTTGCGACGTGGTTGACTGCGGTCGCGGAAAGCACTTTCAAGAATTTCGTTCGTGCACGCAAAACCCAAAAGCGGAGCGGCGTAGAGATTCCGATCGATGACGCGGCCAAGGCCGGGCTGTTCAACCCCGCCAATCGGGCATCGACAAGATCCGACGGACCGTTCCGCAAGCTGCTGCACAAGGAAAGGCGAGACAAGCTGCAACTGGCATTGAACGAACTGCCGCCGCGCAGGCGGATGTGCGTCCTCCTTCGACTCACCAAGGATCTCAAGTACCGCCAAATTGCTGATCTGATGCAGATTTCGATCCAGACGGTCAAGTCTCATCTGAGCAAGGCCAAAGAAGAGTTGAAGGCAAAGTTGGGGGAAGACGTTGATAATGACTGGGATGATTCGTGAGGTCTGCGAATAGGAGTGAATGTGACACTCGCCGATGAAATACGAAGCCTGATGAGCGATCAGGATCTTTCGCTGGAGCATCCGACACCGGATGAGGTGGCACTGCTTTGTTCCGGGGGAGTTTCGTCGGATGACCGCGAGGCTCTCCTGGAGCATGTGTCCAAGTGTTCGACCTGCGCCGGCTTAGTTTCGGCCCTGATGCCCGATGGAGGCAGTTTTCCCACTCCCCAGCCCGTGATCGGGGATGCAGACATCGAAAAGGCTTGGAGCGATTTGGAGGCACGGCTGCCCGCAAAGACTCGGTCGCCGGAAAAACCTCAACCTGTTCAAAAGCAGGACGCACGATCGTTGCGACCGGCCCGGTCACTGTTCCTTCCTCGCTTGGCGGAGGGGTTTGCGATCGGCTTGATCGGTTTTCTATTGGGATGGGTGTATTTCTCAGGCGACACTTTCACCGACCCCTACATCGTCGACCTCGCCGTTGGCGTGCAGCGTAGCGGTCAGGAGGATCTGAACTCCACTACCGCACCATCGTCCGCCAAACGCCTGTTTGCCATTGTCACCTTGCGCGAAGAGGTTGACTTCCACCGCTATCAGATTGGAGTGTGGCCGGCTGCGGACGCCGCCGGCAGCCCCATCTTGCTCGAGGACGCCGAACGGGGAGGTCCGCGTGTCTCCTTTTCGCTCGGAATACAGCGATGGAAGCTTTCCCCCGGCGATTATGTCGTCAAGATACTGGGATTTCGCGAAGACACAGCCGAACCGGTCGAAGTCGCAGTCACCCGGTGGAAGCTGTCCTTCGAATAAGCATCTCCTCGACTTGCAGTTTTTGAGTTCGCTATTTATGAAACGGAGGTTCTCCTGAGCGCCCGACTGACGGGGCAGCAGATTTGTGTGGCAGGCGTCCTGCTTGTCTTTTCGGCTTGCGGCGGCCCTGAAAATGAGCATTCTACGCCCACCGTACCGAAATCGGCCCAGCAGCAGCCTGCTGCAAACGAGAAGGGTCTCTTGCAGCCGGAGCGTTTGACTGCAGGCAGGCTCGCGGGCCACGTGGGAGACGCCTATTCTCTCCAGTTGAAACGAGGCCAACTGGTCGATGTGCGGGCTGAACAAGGGGAAGCCGATCTGGTCGCGACCCTCCTCGACCCGGAAGGTCGCACCATTCTGGCCGT
Coding sequences within it:
- a CDS encoding S8 family serine peptidase, translating into ETTANDPMFDDAWHLPRIRALEAWDLSLGQGVTVAILDTGVDPDHPDLAAQLVPGWNLYDRNADTSDVYGHGTRVAGVVAALSNNGMGVTSIAWDASIMPIRISRPDGLAYVSTIAQGVTWAADHGARVANISYSVSQYSSVRSAAEYLRSLGGVVVVSAGNEGQYESVLPNPSVITVSATTSSDGLASFSSYGDYVDISAPGVGIWTTVNGGGFAARSGTSYSSPVTAAAVALMMAVNPELTPAQLEDILFATTADLGSSGYDIYFGHGRLDAGAAVASAAGLADEDFTPPSVSIVSPSGGSVSGVVPVNVSASDNVGVSSVELYAQGIWVASDNAAPYAFSWDSSDYPDGPVTLHAIAYDDVGNQGVSADVEVQVDNQPDVPDTLPPSVAVTSPADGATLSRNVQIDVQAGDDRGLSLVQLRIDGQLVHSGAGNLSYTWNTRRESAGAHAIEAQAWDEAGNSASHSIQVEISNSKGPKGGKKNK
- a CDS encoding RNA polymerase sigma factor, which encodes MGSSSPQPELRSREATEPETVAPKLDDKTIPAAQMARLEDIYKQYYRFIFRFFLVRNCTHEECKDLVQETFLRVCTGLEGFREDASLATWLTAVAESTFKNFVRARKTQKRSGVEIPIDDAAKAGLFNPANRASTRSDGPFRKLLHKERRDKLQLALNELPPRRRMCVLLRLTKDLKYRQIADLMQISIQTVKSHLSKAKEELKAKLGEDVDNDWDDS